From the genome of Mycobacterium dioxanotrophicus, one region includes:
- a CDS encoding MoaD/ThiS family protein: MTATVEVTVRYFAAAAAAAGVETETLGLKSGTTIEELVGRLGEGNPELARVLKRCSYLCDGIAVRDRSSAVTTPQTLDVLPPFAGG; encoded by the coding sequence ATGACAGCGACGGTCGAGGTGACGGTCCGGTATTTCGCCGCTGCGGCGGCCGCCGCGGGCGTCGAGACCGAAACGTTAGGTCTCAAATCGGGAACGACCATCGAGGAACTCGTCGGACGGCTCGGTGAGGGCAACCCGGAGCTCGCGCGAGTGCTGAAACGGTGCTCCTACCTGTGCGATGGCATTGCGGTGCGCGACAGATCGAGCGCTGTGACAACGCCGCAGACCCTCGATGTGTTACCCCCGTTCGCCGGTGGTTAA